A stretch of the Candidatus Bandiella numerosa genome encodes the following:
- the ubiA gene encoding 4-hydroxybenzoate octaprenyltransferase, with the protein MKKQPSSNFQSYVDKGNAYVKQKIRMIEKISIDFFKFADANPYARLMRLHQPVGTQLVMMPVLWTLVVVSYDIIHFLCLFIIFIFGAVIMRGAGSVINDIMDRDIDKCVERTKMRPLANGELTLKNAVKFLLVLLSIGLFILLLLPPKSIYFGILTMGLIMVYPLIKRYSYYPQVFLGATFNSGVFIAWFSVEQYISFVPILIYIASIFWTIGYDTIYAHQDKKDDEKIGVKSTALAFGDKTKEIVRYLYKFFVFTLAIAGLNANLNIIFFIVVLIGFFMLSQQIDNVDLNSPEDCLSKFKSNFAFGMLMFVGFAIGSI; encoded by the coding sequence ATGAAAAAGCAACCAAGTAGTAATTTTCAAAGTTATGTTGATAAAGGTAATGCCTATGTCAAACAAAAGATACGAATGATTGAAAAAATATCTATAGATTTTTTCAAATTTGCAGACGCAAATCCTTATGCAAGATTGATGAGATTGCATCAACCTGTGGGAACTCAATTAGTTATGATGCCTGTTTTATGGACTTTAGTAGTTGTTTCTTATGATATTATTCATTTTTTATGTCTCTTTATAATATTTATTTTTGGAGCTGTTATAATGAGGGGTGCAGGTTCAGTAATTAATGATATAATGGACAGGGATATTGATAAGTGTGTAGAGCGTACAAAAATGAGGCCGCTTGCGAATGGTGAATTAACGCTCAAAAATGCAGTTAAATTCCTTCTTGTGCTGCTGAGCATTGGCTTATTTATATTATTATTACTTCCGCCGAAATCAATTTATTTTGGTATTTTAACAATGGGGTTGATTATGGTGTATCCATTAATAAAAAGGTACAGTTACTACCCACAAGTATTTCTCGGTGCTACATTTAATTCAGGTGTCTTTATTGCATGGTTTTCTGTTGAGCAATATATTTCCTTTGTACCTATCTTAATATATATAGCATCAATTTTTTGGACTATTGGTTACGATACAATATATGCACATCAAGATAAAAAGGATGATGAAAAAATTGGTGTTAAATCCACGGCATTAGCTTTTGGTGATAAGACAAAAGAAATAGTGAGATACCTATATAAATTTTTTGTTTTTACTTTAGCTATAGCAGGGCTAAATGCGAACCTAAATATTATATTTTTTATAGTTGTGCTTATAGGTTTTTTCATGTTATCCCAACAAATTGATAATGTTGATTTAAATTCGCCAGAGGATTGTCTAAGCAAGTTTAAAAGTAATTTTGCTTTTGGTATGCTAATGTTTGTTGGATTTGCTATTGGTTCTATATAA
- a CDS encoding NADH-quinone oxidoreductase subunit C: protein MDAQQLSKKLQNDKRLEDLISDFHISFDELSITVSEGDLKQVLIILRDEQNYLFKMLLDICGVDDPKKDKRFTVVYQLLSIEHNLRIKVKVEVSDEDFIPTVKDVFSSAHWYEREVWDMYGIFFVGNDDLRRILTDYGFSGFPMRKDFPLTGNVEVRYDLEKQKVIYEPVKLAQEFRDFDFKSPWEGEDYILPGDEKATK from the coding sequence ATGGATGCACAGCAATTATCCAAGAAACTGCAAAATGATAAGAGATTAGAAGATCTAATAAGTGACTTTCATATATCGTTTGATGAACTATCCATAACAGTGTCAGAGGGTGATTTAAAGCAGGTTTTAATAATTTTAAGAGATGAGCAGAACTACCTTTTTAAAATGTTACTCGATATTTGTGGAGTTGATGACCCAAAAAAGGACAAAAGATTTACAGTGGTCTATCAGCTTTTAAGCATAGAGCATAATCTTAGAATAAAAGTGAAAGTTGAAGTTTCTGATGAGGACTTTATTCCAACTGTGAAAGATGTTTTTAGCTCAGCACATTGGTATGAAAGAGAAGTTTGGGATATGTATGGAATATTTTTTGTGGGAAATGATGATTTGAGAAGAATATTAACAGATTATGGATTTTCTGGCTTCCCTATGAGAAAAGACTTTCCATTAACTGGTAATGTTGAGGTTAGGTATGATTTGGAAAAGCAGAAGGTAATTTATGAACCGGTAAAATTAGCACAAGAATTTAGAGATTTCGATTTTAAAAGCCCATGGGAAGGTGAAGATTATATATTGCCAGGTGATGAAAAAGCAACCAAGTAG